The Rhodoferax sediminis genome has a segment encoding these proteins:
- a CDS encoding HAD family hydrolase: protein MRARQFDLIAFDWDGTLFDSTAIITRCIQLAVRDVGGTVPSDKEAAYVIGMGLMQALAHAAPDVPAYKYPELGARYRFHYMARQSDIVLFDGVLPLLADLRSRHHLLAVATGKSRRGLDEALRSSQLAGCFDGSRTADETAGKPDPRMLHELMAEFGVPPERTLMIGDTTHDLQMALSAGCASVGVSYGAHEPGDFEALGPRVVAHSVRALHDWLLQNA, encoded by the coding sequence ATGCGCGCGCGCCAGTTTGACCTGATCGCCTTCGACTGGGACGGCACGCTGTTCGACTCCACGGCCATCATCACGCGCTGCATCCAGCTGGCCGTGCGCGATGTCGGCGGCACGGTGCCCAGCGACAAGGAGGCCGCCTACGTGATCGGCATGGGGCTGATGCAGGCGCTGGCGCACGCCGCGCCCGATGTGCCGGCCTATAAATATCCCGAACTCGGCGCGCGCTACCGTTTTCACTATATGGCGCGCCAGAGCGATATCGTCCTGTTCGACGGCGTGCTGCCGCTGCTGGCCGACCTGAGATCGCGCCATCATTTGCTGGCGGTTGCCACCGGCAAGAGCCGGCGCGGGCTCGACGAGGCGCTGCGAAGCTCACAGCTCGCGGGCTGCTTCGACGGCTCGCGCACCGCCGATGAGACGGCCGGCAAGCCCGATCCGCGCATGCTGCACGAATTGATGGCCGAATTTGGCGTGCCGCCCGAACGCACGCTGATGATCGGCGACACCACGCACGACCTGCAAATGGCTTTGAGCGCCGGCTGTGCCAGCGTGGGCGTGAGCTACGGCGCGCACGAGCCCGGGGACTTCGAGGCGCTGGGCCCGCGCGTGGTCGCGCATTCGGTGCGCGCGTTGCACGACTGGTTGCTGCAAAACGCCTGA